One window of Agromyces rhizosphaerae genomic DNA carries:
- a CDS encoding sensor histidine kinase — MTQPRSVLRRGASPATVAAVAVWLLVVAAWLATWVVFALAGADSLLVGQFALADAAGSLFALTMASVGALVVVRGGPTGYGALMLAFGATSIVVNAAGYYALLAVPDGLPLAAAAVWLQDLFPIGFLLGVLLLPSLFPDGTAASPGWRRAVATVAAGWIAYIAFFAFVARPAENLMFALDEPPSNPLGVIVLPAEVLEFTVGLPWLVLVAATVVVSFGSLVTRWRRARSRETRQQLAWVVFAFALVLLALLASEVLNSLAFNVFGVDLGLAPALDVVGSIALVGLAVAWGIAVLRFRLHSIDLVINRTVVYGTLTLTITAVYVVLVVGVGSLLPVEQPTLALGATVLVAVGVAPLRDALQRVVNRVMFGRRDDPYAVMSELGRLLSEAGTPEETLQTLVDTVGESLKLPGVAVELEQDGAWVVQAAHGTPPPPGTGASVPLRDRGELVGRLIAAPRSPREPLSEGDLALLADIAGPAASVARTVRLTADLRASRERLVLAREEERRRIRRDLHDGLGPSLAAQTFQLDEILDRVGSDPEGAAEVAAALKERNRELVADVRRLVHALRPPTLDELGLAGALRAHASQLDGSGRMAVRIASVPDPLPPVPAAVEVAGYHIAREAVTNAIRHARATRCTVTLAIDGPALVVAVRDDGRGMAEGDGTGLGMRTMRERAEELGGRFAVHAGNGPAGVEVVATIPLREAAVAEQASSEAAS; from the coding sequence ATGACGCAGCCACGATCCGTGCTGCGCCGGGGTGCCTCGCCAGCCACCGTCGCCGCCGTCGCGGTGTGGCTCCTGGTCGTCGCCGCCTGGCTGGCCACGTGGGTGGTGTTCGCGCTGGCGGGCGCCGACAGCCTGCTGGTCGGCCAGTTCGCGCTGGCGGATGCCGCGGGCTCGCTGTTCGCCCTCACCATGGCGTCGGTCGGGGCGCTCGTGGTCGTGCGCGGCGGACCGACCGGGTACGGCGCGCTCATGCTGGCGTTCGGCGCGACCTCGATCGTGGTCAATGCGGCCGGGTACTACGCCCTCCTCGCCGTGCCCGACGGGCTTCCGCTCGCCGCGGCGGCGGTGTGGCTGCAGGACCTCTTCCCGATCGGCTTCCTGCTCGGCGTGCTGCTGCTGCCGTCGCTCTTCCCCGACGGCACCGCGGCCTCGCCGGGCTGGCGGCGCGCCGTGGCCACCGTCGCGGCCGGCTGGATCGCCTACATCGCGTTCTTCGCGTTCGTCGCACGCCCGGCCGAGAACCTCATGTTCGCGCTCGACGAGCCTCCGTCCAACCCGCTGGGCGTCATCGTGCTGCCCGCGGAGGTCCTGGAGTTCACCGTCGGCCTCCCCTGGCTGGTGCTCGTGGCCGCCACCGTCGTGGTGTCGTTCGGCAGCCTGGTGACCCGGTGGCGGCGCGCCCGGTCACGCGAGACCCGGCAGCAACTGGCCTGGGTCGTCTTCGCGTTCGCGCTCGTGCTGCTCGCACTCCTCGCGAGCGAGGTGCTGAACTCGCTGGCGTTCAACGTCTTCGGCGTCGACCTCGGCCTCGCCCCGGCGCTCGACGTCGTCGGCTCGATCGCGCTGGTCGGGCTCGCCGTCGCCTGGGGCATCGCCGTGCTGCGCTTCCGGCTGCACTCGATCGACCTCGTCATCAACCGCACCGTGGTCTACGGCACGCTCACGCTGACGATCACCGCGGTCTACGTCGTGCTCGTCGTCGGCGTCGGAAGCCTCCTCCCGGTCGAGCAGCCGACCCTCGCGCTGGGTGCGACCGTGCTCGTGGCCGTCGGCGTGGCCCCGCTGCGCGACGCGCTCCAGCGCGTCGTCAACCGCGTGATGTTCGGACGCCGCGACGATCCCTACGCGGTCATGTCCGAACTCGGCCGCCTGCTGTCGGAGGCGGGCACGCCCGAGGAGACGCTGCAGACCCTCGTCGACACGGTCGGCGAGTCGCTCAAGCTGCCGGGCGTCGCGGTCGAGCTCGAGCAGGACGGCGCCTGGGTGGTGCAGGCCGCGCACGGCACTCCGCCGCCTCCGGGCACCGGCGCCTCGGTGCCGCTGCGCGACCGCGGGGAACTCGTCGGCCGGCTGATCGCGGCGCCCCGATCACCGCGCGAACCCCTCTCCGAGGGCGACCTCGCGCTGCTCGCGGACATCGCCGGCCCCGCGGCATCCGTCGCCCGCACCGTGCGACTCACCGCCGACCTGCGCGCGTCCCGCGAGCGCCTCGTGCTGGCCCGCGAGGAGGAGCGCCGGCGCATCCGCCGCGACCTGCACGACGGGCTCGGCCCGTCGCTGGCGGCGCAGACGTTCCAGCTCGACGAGATCCTCGACCGGGTCGGCAGCGATCCCGAGGGCGCGGCCGAGGTCGCCGCCGCGCTCAAGGAACGCAACCGTGAGCTCGTCGCCGACGTGCGCCGGCTCGTGCACGCACTGCGCCCGCCGACCCTCGACGAGCTCGGCCTGGCCGGTGCGCTCCGCGCGCACGCGTCACAGCTCGACGGCTCCGGGCGCATGGCCGTGCGCATCGCGTCGGTGCCCGATCCGCTGCCGCCGGTGCCCGCGGCCGTGGAGGTCGCCGGGTACCACATCGCCCGCGAGGCGGTCACCAACGCGATCCGGCACGCGCGCGCGACGCGGTGCACGGTCACGCTCGCGATCGACGGGCCGGCGCTGGTCGTCGCGGTGCGCGACGACGGCCGCGGCATGGCCGAGGGCGATGGAACGGGGCTCGGGATGCGCACCATGCGCGAGCGGGCCGAGGAGCTCGGCGGACGATTCGCAGTGCACGCCGGCAATGGCCCGGCCGGCGTCGAGGTGGTCGCCACCATCCCGCTGCGCGAGGCGGCCGTCGCCGAGCAGGCCTCGTCCGAGGCGGCGTCGTGA
- a CDS encoding response regulator: MTETRADAPPSAAPAVRVLVVDDHRLFRDGLAALIGRADDAEVVGSAETGAEAIAQVEALRPDVVLMDVMMPDMNGIEATRRITADHAGTAVVMLTMLEDDDSLFAAMCAGARGYVLKGADTADVLRTVRAAARGEALFGPAVAQQLTAFFRHADATGPTVTAFPELTDREREVLDLIAQGRDNAGIAHRLQVSTKTVSNHISSIFAKLRVSDRAQAIVAAREAGLGRGA; encoded by the coding sequence GTGACCGAGACGCGAGCGGATGCCCCGCCGAGCGCCGCGCCCGCCGTGCGCGTGCTCGTCGTCGACGACCACCGCCTCTTCCGCGACGGCCTCGCCGCGCTCATCGGCCGCGCCGACGATGCCGAGGTCGTCGGCAGCGCCGAGACGGGTGCCGAGGCGATCGCGCAGGTCGAGGCGCTGCGCCCCGACGTCGTGCTGATGGACGTGATGATGCCCGACATGAACGGCATCGAGGCGACCCGTCGCATCACCGCCGACCACGCCGGCACCGCGGTCGTCATGCTCACCATGCTCGAGGACGACGACTCGCTGTTCGCCGCCATGTGCGCCGGCGCGCGCGGCTACGTGCTGAAGGGCGCCGACACCGCCGACGTGCTCCGCACGGTCCGGGCGGCAGCCCGCGGCGAGGCGCTCTTCGGTCCGGCGGTCGCGCAGCAGCTCACCGCGTTCTTCCGGCACGCGGATGCCACGGGCCCGACCGTCACGGCCTTCCCCGAGCTCACCGACCGCGAGCGCGAGGTGCTCGACCTCATCGCCCAGGGCCGCGACAACGCCGGCATCGCCCACCGTCTGCAGGTCTCGACGAAGACCGTGAGCAACCACATCTCCAGCATCTTCGCCAAGCTCCGCGTCTCCGACCGGGCGCAGGCGATCGTCGCCGCCCGCGAGGCGGGTCTCGGCCGGGGCGCCTGA
- a CDS encoding ABC transporter permease, whose amino-acid sequence MTSRRAEIRRALSFRNISAIYIFIVLFVVFTIWIPEKFLQVGVWRSLLDAEALTGIAAIAALIPLVAGSLNLAVGAQVGFSAILAAWLLGVAQLPIAVELPAVLLAGALIGLVTGLVITKLRVEPIIATLGMSSILLAGMAWVSNSQQILGLDPAYREIATSRFLGITVPVWVLLAVAIVTWYVLERTPVGRRMYAVGFAPEASHLAGIGVDRLRIGSLVAGGALAALAGALLTSRLNAGDPTVGPSFLLPALTAVFLGATQFRAGRFNVLGTIVALYVLAVGIKGLQLAGLPRWVNDLFYGMSLILAVALSQWEKREKRKAAEGDDAAEEDSSPTPPAKDGVAAGG is encoded by the coding sequence GTGACCAGCAGACGCGCCGAGATCCGCCGCGCACTCTCCTTCCGCAACATCAGCGCGATCTACATCTTCATCGTGCTCTTCGTCGTCTTCACCATCTGGATCCCGGAGAAGTTCCTGCAGGTGGGCGTGTGGCGCTCGCTGCTCGACGCCGAGGCGCTCACCGGCATCGCCGCGATCGCCGCGCTCATCCCGCTCGTCGCGGGGTCGCTGAACCTCGCGGTGGGCGCGCAGGTCGGATTCAGCGCGATCCTGGCCGCATGGCTCCTCGGCGTGGCGCAGCTGCCCATCGCCGTGGAGCTGCCGGCCGTGCTGCTCGCCGGCGCGCTGATCGGCCTGGTCACCGGCCTCGTCATCACCAAGCTCCGCGTCGAGCCGATCATCGCCACGCTCGGCATGAGCTCGATCCTGCTCGCCGGCATGGCGTGGGTCTCGAACAGCCAGCAGATCCTCGGGCTCGACCCGGCTTACCGCGAGATCGCGACCTCGCGCTTCCTCGGCATCACGGTGCCGGTCTGGGTGCTGCTCGCCGTCGCGATCGTGACCTGGTACGTGCTGGAGCGCACGCCGGTCGGGCGCCGCATGTACGCGGTCGGGTTCGCGCCCGAGGCGTCCCACCTGGCGGGGATCGGCGTCGACCGCCTGCGCATCGGCTCGCTCGTCGCGGGCGGCGCGCTCGCGGCGCTCGCCGGGGCGCTGCTCACGAGCCGCCTCAACGCGGGCGACCCGACGGTCGGGCCGTCGTTCCTGCTGCCCGCGCTCACCGCCGTGTTCCTCGGCGCCACGCAGTTCCGCGCCGGGCGCTTCAACGTGCTCGGCACGATCGTCGCGCTGTACGTGCTCGCCGTGGGCATCAAGGGCCTCCAGCTCGCGGGGCTCCCGCGCTGGGTGAACGACCTCTTCTACGGCATGTCGCTCATCCTCGCCGTCGCGCTCTCCCAGTGGGAGAAGCGGGAGAAGCGCAAGGCCGCCGAGGGGGACGACGCAGCGGAGGAGGACTCGTCGCCGACGCCGCCCGCGAAGGACGGTGTCGCGGCCGGGGGCTGA
- a CDS encoding sugar ABC transporter ATP-binding protein — translation MTHEIGEPLLRVRGMLKMFPGLVALDRVSLDVHPGEIVSVVGQNGSGKSTLVKILAGVYAADGGRVELAEGTGLHFIHQDLALVPELSAAENLALMRGTGAGGLAPFHDRRRSARARELVARFGPVFDVDVPVRTLTPAQRAVVAISRALDGWTHSANVLLLDEPTESLHRSEVDVLFEAVRRLAADGTGIVFVSHRLDEVLGLSDRIVVLRDGHKVADEPAHEVDETRLIGFITGAEDGATVRTAPVVSPPEPREERAGDGAPASPTALSVRGLHGASVEGLDLDLRPGEIVGVAGVLGSGREAVPSLLYGAGEASADIFDVSGQPYADRSPAASLGRGIAFAPGDRAHLGIVREFTARENLTLPQLGTVTGGLGRILSRRERAESDRLLTEYDVRPHRAEQRISLFSGGNQQKIVLARALRDRPRVLLLDEPTQGVDVGAKATIYAAIGRAAADGTAVLVSSSDAKELLAICDRVVVMRDGRAAAVLQGDDLTEHRLIAEGYGLP, via the coding sequence GTGACCCACGAGATCGGAGAGCCCCTGCTCCGCGTGCGCGGAATGCTGAAGATGTTCCCGGGCCTCGTCGCGCTCGACCGGGTGAGCCTCGACGTCCACCCGGGCGAGATCGTCTCGGTCGTGGGACAGAACGGCTCGGGCAAGTCGACGCTCGTGAAGATCCTCGCGGGCGTCTACGCCGCCGACGGCGGCAGGGTGGAGCTCGCCGAGGGCACGGGGCTGCACTTCATCCACCAGGACCTCGCGCTCGTGCCGGAGCTCTCGGCCGCGGAGAACCTCGCGCTCATGCGGGGAACCGGCGCCGGCGGGCTCGCGCCGTTCCACGACCGGCGGCGCAGTGCCCGGGCGCGCGAGCTGGTGGCGCGCTTCGGCCCGGTGTTCGACGTCGACGTGCCGGTGCGCACGCTCACCCCGGCGCAGCGCGCGGTCGTCGCGATCAGCCGCGCGCTCGACGGATGGACCCACTCCGCGAACGTGCTGCTGCTCGACGAGCCGACCGAGTCGCTGCACCGCAGCGAGGTCGACGTGCTCTTCGAGGCGGTGCGTCGCCTCGCGGCCGACGGCACCGGGATCGTCTTCGTCTCGCACCGCCTCGACGAGGTGCTCGGGCTCTCCGACCGCATCGTCGTGCTGCGCGACGGGCACAAGGTCGCCGACGAGCCCGCGCACGAGGTCGACGAGACGCGGCTCATCGGATTCATCACGGGCGCCGAGGACGGCGCCACCGTGCGGACCGCGCCGGTCGTGAGCCCTCCGGAACCGCGCGAGGAGCGCGCCGGGGACGGCGCTCCGGCGAGCCCGACCGCCCTCAGCGTGCGCGGGCTCCACGGCGCGAGCGTCGAGGGACTCGACCTCGACCTGCGGCCGGGCGAGATCGTCGGCGTGGCGGGCGTGCTCGGGTCGGGTCGTGAGGCGGTGCCGTCGCTGCTGTACGGTGCCGGCGAGGCATCCGCCGACATCTTCGACGTCTCGGGCCAGCCGTACGCCGATCGCTCGCCCGCCGCGAGCCTCGGCCGGGGCATCGCGTTCGCCCCGGGCGACCGCGCGCACCTGGGCATCGTGCGCGAGTTCACCGCGCGCGAGAACCTGACGCTGCCGCAGCTCGGCACGGTGACCGGCGGCCTCGGTCGCATCCTGTCGCGTCGCGAGCGCGCGGAGAGCGACCGGCTCCTGACCGAGTACGACGTCAGGCCGCACCGGGCCGAGCAGCGGATCTCGCTGTTCTCCGGCGGCAACCAGCAGAAGATCGTGCTGGCCCGTGCGCTGCGCGACCGGCCGAGGGTGCTGCTGCTCGACGAGCCCACGCAGGGCGTCGACGTCGGCGCGAAGGCGACGATCTATGCCGCGATCGGCCGGGCCGCCGCCGACGGCACGGCGGTGCTCGTGAGCTCCTCCGACGCGAAGGAACTGCTCGCGATCTGCGACCGCGTCGTCGTCATGCGCGACGGCCGCGCGGCCGCGGTGCTCCAGGGCGACGACCTCACCGAACACCGACTCATCGCCGAGGGGTACGGCCTGCCGTGA
- a CDS encoding sugar ABC transporter substrate-binding protein, whose translation MHARTKRAAPAALLAAGALLLTSCSSDGGTTTDGDETTDESAVAAAEEFLVPWNGEGDKTLLIDEPLEAPVAEGTHVVYLDVGTPVSAVMWGNLQAPAELLGLELERVEVGRDAQSVNSAMNSVVEIAPDGVINITLDPVFFESQIEQLDELGIPLVSGSVMNTVEYGLPEAFNGPDWMRANGEALGAAAIARSGGATEFVFYNIPEFPFSPYELEGAESKIAELCSECTLRTVDIPIAELGSTAADRVVSDLQANPQTEYFISAVDEVQLGLPAKLDLAGIEIQGIGMWTPPPNYEQISAGDQDATLSVDLNLMMWTVLDQLLREMGGQDYEWPDAGTSASSLTRVTDASNVPEDPVVGYVAIPDYQDQFAANWLVD comes from the coding sequence ATGCACGCACGAACGAAGAGGGCGGCACCGGCCGCGCTCCTGGCCGCAGGCGCGCTCCTGCTCACGTCGTGCTCGAGCGACGGCGGCACCACCACCGACGGCGACGAGACCACCGACGAGAGCGCTGTCGCCGCGGCCGAGGAGTTCCTCGTGCCGTGGAACGGCGAGGGCGACAAGACCCTGCTCATCGACGAGCCCCTCGAGGCCCCCGTGGCGGAGGGCACCCACGTGGTCTACCTCGACGTGGGCACCCCGGTCAGCGCCGTGATGTGGGGCAACCTGCAGGCGCCGGCCGAGCTGCTCGGCCTCGAGCTCGAGCGCGTCGAGGTCGGTCGCGACGCGCAGTCGGTCAACTCGGCGATGAACTCGGTCGTCGAGATCGCGCCCGACGGCGTCATCAACATCACCCTCGACCCGGTCTTCTTCGAGTCGCAGATCGAGCAGCTCGACGAGCTGGGCATCCCGCTGGTCAGCGGCTCGGTCATGAACACGGTCGAGTACGGCCTGCCCGAGGCGTTCAACGGGCCCGACTGGATGCGCGCGAACGGCGAGGCCCTCGGCGCCGCCGCGATCGCACGCTCGGGCGGTGCCACCGAGTTCGTGTTCTACAACATCCCGGAGTTCCCGTTCTCGCCGTACGAGCTCGAGGGCGCCGAGTCGAAGATCGCCGAGCTCTGCAGCGAGTGCACCCTCCGCACGGTGGACATCCCGATCGCGGAACTCGGATCGACGGCCGCCGACCGGGTCGTGAGCGACCTGCAGGCGAACCCGCAGACCGAGTACTTCATCTCGGCGGTCGACGAGGTGCAGCTCGGCCTCCCGGCGAAGCTCGACCTCGCGGGCATCGAGATCCAGGGCATCGGCATGTGGACCCCGCCGCCGAACTACGAGCAGATCTCGGCGGGCGACCAGGACGCGACCCTGTCGGTCGACCTGAACCTCATGATGTGGACCGTGCTCGACCAGCTGCTCCGCGAGATGGGCGGGCAGGACTACGAGTGGCCGGACGCCGGGACGTCGGCGTCGTCGCTCACGCGGGTCACCGACGCGAGCAACGTCCCCGAGGACCCGGTGGTCGGCTACGTCGCGATCCCCGACTACCAGGACCAGTTCGCGGCCAACTGGCTCGTCGACTGA